Below is a genomic region from Prosthecobacter vanneervenii.
CCAGGGGCCGAGTTTGTCAAAAAGGCTGGCGTGGACCGGCTTGGCGCACTGGAAGGCGTAGTTGGTGCCTAGGACGAGATTGACCACGGCGACCAAGGCGTACCAAGCCAGTGAGAAGAGCATGACGCGGGGCACGGCCCAGGGACGAGGGCGGATTTTCATGGCGCTGACGACGTAAAATGCCGCGATTGGCACCCCGCTGTGAATGACGAAAAACATGAAAAAACGCGGGTCTGGGAACTCATAGATCAGCGCCGGCGTGAGCAGACCCTGGAGGGTGCCTGCGATGCCGAAGAAGTAAACGATCTCACAGTAGAAGGGACGGCGGGTCCAGAGGGCCATGCCGCCTGCGAGGGTTGCGATGTCGCAGTACTGAAGCGGGAGGCCTGTCTGGGCATTGAGAGAGCCGTAGAGGGCATTGATGACGAGACTGACCGGGTAGAGGCCCAGCAGCGCGCCGCCCAACAGGCGCTGTGAGAGGTGCGCCCAGCGAGTGCGTGCCAGCAGAAGCATGACGACAAAGAGCACCAGAGTGATGACCAGCACCGCCTTGTGAGAAGGGCCGTAGGGTTGAAAGGCTGTCGGCATGGGCGGCACCATACGCAGATGTTGCGGAAGTCAGTCGGTTTGTGGCAAGCTTGGAGAATGCTGAAAGCAAGAAGACACACGACCTCTCGAAACTTGAACCAGCTCGGCGGCGGTTGCGCCGTGCTCTTTGGGCTGCCGTTTATCCTGATCGGCCTGGCCGTGGGGCTTTACCTCTATCTACCAGTGATGAACTCCTGGTGGTCGGCGCGCGGATGGGAAGAGGTGCCGTGCCGGATCGAGTCTGCAGAGCTCAAGACATCGCGGGGCAGTGAAGGGGACGCGACATACCAGGTGGAGGCCAGCTATCACTATGAATTCGACCGGCGCAGCTATCATGGCGACAAGGTGAGTTTTTCCGGTGGTTCAGATAACATAGGGGATTTTCAGCAGCAGGTGTTCAAAAGACTCCGGGAATGCAAAGATCAAAATCTTCCGTTTCGCTGCTTTGTGAATCCTTCCAGGCCGGAACAGGCTGTGCTGTTTCGAGATCTGCGCTGGGGACTGGCGCTGATGATGTCCATTTTTCCCACCGTATTCCCATTGGCGGGATTTT
It encodes:
- a CDS encoding YwaF family protein, with protein sequence MPTAFQPYGPSHKAVLVITLVLFVVMLLLARTRWAHLSQRLLGGALLGLYPVSLVINALYGSLNAQTGLPLQYCDIATLAGGMALWTRRPFYCEIVYFFGIAGTLQGLLTPALIYEFPDPRFFMFFVIHSGVPIAAFYVVSAMKIRPRPWAVPRVMLFSLAWYALVAVVNLVLGTNYAFQCAKPVHASLFDKLGPWPWYNLSTMLVGLVFYSVLYLPFVRRNRTLPAPQPLPRSA